A stretch of Tenrec ecaudatus isolate mTenEca1 chromosome 2, mTenEca1.hap1, whole genome shotgun sequence DNA encodes these proteins:
- the CCNO gene encoding cyclin-O, with translation MVTSCPASPSSPAARIRRRDSDPNLRAPVKKSRRLRLRRKQPLQSLTSLPLPGDSGVCDLFECPSSGSDGADSPAAARSRSPQPGPAQLDLQTFRDYGQSCYAFHRARESLFHPRESLAQQPQVTAESRCKLLSWLIPVHRRFGLCFESLCLAVNTLDRFLATTPVAADCFQLLGVTALLVACKQVEVHPPRVKQLLALCCGAFSRQQLCNLECIVLHKLQFDLGAPTVCFFLEHYTHARVEAGQAAVAEALEAQALAQGVAELSLADYAFTSYAPSLLALGCLALADRLLRLPRPLDRLLGGHAQAALEDCLDKLQLLVALNEASLAHVLPLQIGEKCSLAPRST, from the exons ATGGTGACCTCCTGCCCGGCCAGCCCCTCCAGCCCCGCCGCGCGGATCCGGAGGCGGGACAGCGACCCGAACCTCCGCGCCCCAGTGAAGAAGAGCCGGCGCCTGCGCCTCCGAAGGAAGCAGCCGCTCCAGTCCCTGACCTCGCTCCCGCTGCCGGGGGACTCGGGCGTCTGCGACTTGTTCGAGTGCCCCAGCTCCGGCTCGGACGGCGCCGACAGCCCCGCCGCGGCGCGGAGCCGCAGCCCGCAGCCCGGCCCGGCGCAGCTCGACCTGCAGACGTTCCGCGACTACGGCCAGAGCTGCTACGCCTTCCACCGAGCGCGGGAGAGCCTCTTCCACCCGCGGGAGTCGCTGGCGCAGCAGCCACAA GTGACGGCCGAGTCCCGCTGCAAGCTGCTCAGCTGGCTGATCCCCGTGCACCGCCGGTTCGGCCTCTGCTTCGAGTCGCTGTGCCTGGCGGTGAACACTCTGGACCGCTTCCTCGCCACCACCCCGGTGGCCGCCGACTGCTTCCAGCTGCTGGGCGTCACGGCGCTGCTCGTCGCTTGCAAACAG GTGGAGGTGCACCCGCCGCGCGTGAAGCAGCTCCTGGCCCTGTGCTGCGGCGCCTTCTCCCGGCAGCAGCTCTGCAACCTCGAGTGCATCGTGCTGCACAAGCTGCAGTTCGACCTGGGCGCGCCCACCGTCTGCTTCTTCCTGGAGCATTACACGCACGCGCGCGTCGAGGCCGGGCAGGCCGCGGTCGCCGAAGCCCTGGAGGCGCAGGCGCTGGCGCAGGGGGTAGCGGAGCTGAGCCTAGCGGACTATGCCTTCACCAGCTACGCCCCCTCCCTGCTGGCCCTCGGCTGCTTGGCGCTGGCCGACCGCCTGCTGCGCCTCCCGCGCCCGCTGGACCGGCTCCTGGGCGGCCACGCGCAGGCGGCGCTGGAGGACTGCCTAGACAAGCTGCAGCTGCTGGTGGCCCTCAACGAGGCCTCCTTAGCGCACGTGCTGCCCCTCCAGATCGGCGAGAAGTGCAGCCTGGCCCCGAGATCGACCTGA